One Sus scrofa isolate TJ Tabasco breed Duroc chromosome 10, Sscrofa11.1, whole genome shotgun sequence genomic window carries:
- the TMEM215 gene encoding transmembrane protein 215, with amino-acid sequence MRPDDINPRTGLVVALVSVFLVFGFMFTVSGMKGETLGNIPLLAIGPAICLPGIAAIALARKTEGCTKWPENELLWVRKLPCFRKPKDKEVVELLRTPSDLESGKGSSDELAKKAGLRGKPPLQGQGEVPGASSITTPTPMKEGECQSPVQSRHREETSRYLDGYCPSGSSITYSALDVKCSAWDKSECPEPEDSIFFVPQDSIIVCSYKQNSPYDRYCCYINQSQGRWDHETIV; translated from the coding sequence ATGCGGCCTGATGACATTAACCCAAGGACTGGTCTGGTTGTGGCCCTGGTCAGTGTCTTCCTGGTCTTTGGCTTCATGTTCACGGTTTCTGGGATGAAAGGAGAGACTCTGGGAAACATCCCCCTCCTGGCCATAGGGCCAGCCATCTGCCTACCAGGCATCGCGGCCATTGCCCTGGCCAGGAAAACTGAGGGATGCACCAAGTGGCCGGAGAATGAGCTGCTATGGGTCCGCAAGTTGCCCTGTTTCCGGAAACCCAAGGATAAGGAGGTGGTGGAACTGCTGAGGACCCCTTCAGACCTGGAGTCAGGCAAGGGAAGTTCAGATGAGCTGGCGAAGAAGGCGGGCCTCAGGGGGAAGCCTCCCCTCCAAGGGCAGGGCGAGGTGCCTGGGGCCAGCTCCATCACCACCCCCACACCCATGAAGGAAGGAGAATGTCAGAGCCCTGTCCAGAGCAGGCATCGAGAGGAGACATCCAGATACCTGGATGGCTACTGTCCCTCAGGCAGTTCCATCACCTACAGTGCCTTGGACGTCAAGTGCTCAGCCTGGGACAAGTCTGAGTGCCCTGAGCCCGAGGACAGCATCTTCTTTGTGCCCCAGGACAGTATCATTGTTTGCTCCTACAAGCAGAACAGCCCCTATGACAGATACTGTTGTTACATCAATCAGAGCCAAGGCAGGTGGGATCACGAGACAATAGTCTAA